In Paenibacillus stellifer, the DNA window GAATTCCCCGTGATGAAACAGTTCGGCCCGGTGCTTCAAAGAGAGCGTGAAATAGGGAAACGCATGAGCGTCGATCCCTTTCATTATGCTGCGGGCCGTGTCCCAGGCAAGATGGTATTCGCTGTCGGTTATATCACCGCGCTCCAGCGCCTCCTCCAGCTCATCCTCGTCCAGAAGGAACACTTCTCCATTCCACAGCACTACGACATCGAGATACAAATCATCGAACCAGGGAACCCCCTGATCGGTGACGCCCTGCACCTTGCATGTATCGATGTACCACTGAATAATGTTCTGCCGCTCGTCGAACATCGCGGTCACAATATAGTGGCTGTCCTTCGGAAAGTACTGGAGCCATGAATAGCCTTTGTCCGCAATGCGGTATGTATGCCGTCCATAGCTTTTCCACAGCGGCTCTTTCAATCCATAGATGGTATATAAAGTAATGTAACCGCTGAATTCCCGGGTCTCCACGTAGCGGCAGGCGAACCCGCGCCGGGTAATTCGGCGCCAATTGGCACGGTCTCCGAATTTACGTTTCATATAATAATCCTCTCGGGTTATGGTGACTCCAGCTTACCACATTTAGGAGATGCACTCAAAACCCAAAGCAAGCAGAATGCACTTCACTTATCATATTGCATAAATCGATTTAGTGATTTCGAATCAACATTATTTAGATCTGAAGGATAGGAGCTGTCTATTAATTGCACCTTTAAGCATAAGAGCCTAGTTACAAATCACGCAAATGCTGCATAAAAAAGGCTCCGCCTCCGGACTTCCTGCGTGCATGGAAGCCTCCGGCTGCGGAGCCGCTACTTCAATTTCTGCCTTCTGTCGTTACTGGGTCACAACGCCTGCATCGGCGCCGCCTGTTACATTCTGGGTGTCGGTTTCGGGGACGGCAGCCCCACCAGCCGCAGCCCCGTCAGCGGGACTGGCAGCTGGTGAAGGGGAAGGCGTGGTAGTAACCGGAAGCTCTCCACCGCCCTGATTACCATTGCCGTTACCATTCCCGTTTCCGTTGCCGTTGCCATTACCGTTACCATTCCCATTTCCGTTTCCATTGCCATCGACGTTCCCGCCGCCATTCCCGTTGCCGTTGTCTGTTCCGCCGCCGTTATCGCCGCCCGGCACAGTTTGCTCCGGACCTCCTCGTGCGCCTTGGTCAGGTGAAGGAGAAGGTTCAACGGAAGGAGATGGTGAAGGCGACGGAGACGGCTCCGCTCCTTCAATCAGGATGGTTGCCGTGTTGGACGGATCGCTCTCCGTCCCCGTGGCAGGATCATAGACCGTTACATAATACTCATAGGTCAGCCCCGCCATGGCGCCGATGTCTGCCGCATTTGGCGACAGTGTGCTGACGAGCTGGGTGAAGTCCGCCTCTGAAGTCTCCTTCCGGTATACGCGATATTCTTTACCCTCGCCCGTAACCGGATTCCAGGCCAGGTTAACGGTGCCGGTCGATGACTCATACGCAGCAGTCAGTCCGGTAACGGCCTGAACCTGCTCGGTAACCTGCTCAGACGGCTTCGGTATATCCAGATTATCCGGTTTCGGGAACGATTTCTCCGGATAGTTCTTCACGACCTCGCCCATAACTTTGCCCCAGAACGCCGCAGCCAGCGGACTGCTGTTCTTCAGCAAATGCTTACGGTCGGGATTGTCATAGCCCATCCAGACTGCTGCGGTAAGCTCCGGCGTATAGCCGACGAACCAGACATCGCGGTTGGAGCTCACGCCGCTGTATCCGCTTTGGGTCGTGCCAGTCTTGCCCGCAACCGGACGGTCGATCTTGGCCTTCTTGCCCGTACCGCTCTGCACGACCTCCTGCATCATTTCGGTCATCTGGTAAGCGGTACTCTCCTTCATGACCCGCTCGGCGGTCGTGTTGGCTTTGTAGGCCGTTTCACCCGTGCTGTCCGCAATCGACTTGATCGCATAAGCCTGCCGCTCCTCACCGCCTGTTGCAAAGGCCGTATAGGCTTGAGCCATCTCTAGCGTGTTTGTTCCCTTCTCCATGCCGCCAAGCGCAAGTGAAAGGTTGCGGTCATTATCGCCTACGCCGATTCCAAGCTTCTTGGCAAAATCATAGCCGGTTCCAACCCCGATCTGGCTCAGCAGCCATACAGCCGGAATATTCTCGGACTTCGTCAGCGCCTCGCTCATGCTGATCGTGTTCGAATACCCGTGAAGGTTGGTCGGACAGTAATCGCCGAAGCACTGCTTCGCGTTGCTGATCTGGGAGTCCATCGAGAACTTGCCGGACTCAATCGCTGGCGCATAGGACACGATCGGCTTGATCGATGATCCCGGCGAGCGGCGGCTGTCATTCACGCGGCTGAAGCCCTTCTTCTCATAATTGCGTCCGCCCATCAGCGCCACAATACCGCCGGTCTCCTGGTTAATGATAACCATGGAGCCTTGAACCGGCTCGTCATCAACGCTCTTCTCGAAATTGTCAGCGTCGGCAAAAGCGTTCTCGACCGTCGTCTGGGCATCCTTATCCATCGTGGTATAGATTTTGTAGCCGCCGATATTCAGATCGTCTTCAGTCAGGCCATACTTGTTCTCGGCTTCGTCAATGACGTAGTCGATGAACGCCTGATACTTCTGCTTCGTGGCCGGCGGCTTATAGTTATAATTAATCACCTTCGCCTGATTCATTTCTTCCTGCGTAATGTAGCCCTGCTCATTCATCAGCTGGAGCACAACTCCGCGCCGCTCTTTGGACAGCTCGGGATTGCGCAGCGGATTATAGCGGGAAGGTCCCTTCGGCATGGCCGCAAGCGTGGCGATCTGCCATAGCTTCAGCTCATTCAGGTTGCTGACTCCGAAATAATGCTCGGAAGCCGCCTTGATTCCATAGACCGTGCCTCCGAAGTTGATCCGGTTCAAATACAGCGTAATGATTTCATCCTTCGATTTGTGACGCTCCAGCGCCATCGCGATCGACATCTCCGTCGCTTTGCGGAAGAAGGTTTTGTCCCGGGTCAAGAAGATGTTCTTGGCCAGCTGCTGGGTAATGGTACTGCCGCCTTCCACCATGCTCCGGGCAATAACATCTTTGACCGCCGCACGGCCGATTGACCACAGATCGACCCCCTGATGCTCGTAGAAACGTTTATCCTCGGTTGCTACGAACGCATCCTTGATGATCTGGGGAATCTTATCGCTCTCGACCGGATCGCTCTTCTCAAGAGCCAGCTCGGCGATTTGATTCGCATTCCGGTCATAAATCTTCGTAGTCGGATTGACCGTCAGTTTGCCTTCATTCTCGGTCAGCAGCTTCTCTCCGTTAATGGTAATGAACAAATAGCCGCCTAGTGCACAAAAAATGGCCAATGCCATGGTGAAAAACAGCGTCCACAGCACACGCTTTCGGGTCAGCTTTCTCTTCTTCTTCGGTTTTGGCGGTTGCCCCCCTCCGGATTTCCGGTGACGGTTCGACCGCAAAATTTCGTCGTTCGACATGCTGCCTCCTGACTCCCCAATCGGCCTTGCCCCTAAGCAAAGCCTTTCTTTTTATCTTGTACCTTTGAGTCGAGCGGGGACCCCTTTTTTTAGTATGGGCGAAATTTCATTTCAATGAAAAGAACAACCTTGTTCAGGTTGCTCTCTACGCCCTTCTATTCAAACGTTACTCAAGCAAAAAGGTTTCGCTATCCGGAACACCGAGGCGATTTGCCCTTCAAAATCAATTATTCTTCACCCGTACCGCTGTCTTGCATTAAAGATACGCTGCGCTGCGGCGTAAAGGTCGAGATCGCATGCTTGTACACCATCTGCTGACGGCCGTCGCTGTCGATCACGATTGTGAAATTGTCAAAAGCTTTAATGATCCCGCGGATCTGAAACCCGTTGGTTAAATATACGGTTGCAGGGATATTTTCTTTGCGAAGTTGGTTCAAGAACGTATCTTGGATGTTAATGGACT includes these proteins:
- a CDS encoding DUF402 domain-containing protein — its product is MKRKFGDRANWRRITRRGFACRYVETREFSGYITLYTIYGLKEPLWKSYGRHTYRIADKGYSWLQYFPKDSHYIVTAMFDERQNIIQWYIDTCKVQGVTDQGVPWFDDLYLDVVVLWNGEVFLLDEDELEEALERGDITDSEYHLAWDTARSIMKGIDAHAFPYFTLSLKHRAELFHHGEFRRKS
- a CDS encoding transglycosylase domain-containing protein, which codes for MSNDEILRSNRHRKSGGGQPPKPKKKRKLTRKRVLWTLFFTMALAIFCALGGYLFITINGEKLLTENEGKLTVNPTTKIYDRNANQIAELALEKSDPVESDKIPQIIKDAFVATEDKRFYEHQGVDLWSIGRAAVKDVIARSMVEGGSTITQQLAKNIFLTRDKTFFRKATEMSIAMALERHKSKDEIITLYLNRINFGGTVYGIKAASEHYFGVSNLNELKLWQIATLAAMPKGPSRYNPLRNPELSKERRGVVLQLMNEQGYITQEEMNQAKVINYNYKPPATKQKYQAFIDYVIDEAENKYGLTEDDLNIGGYKIYTTMDKDAQTTVENAFADADNFEKSVDDEPVQGSMVIINQETGGIVALMGGRNYEKKGFSRVNDSRRSPGSSIKPIVSYAPAIESGKFSMDSQISNAKQCFGDYCPTNLHGYSNTISMSEALTKSENIPAVWLLSQIGVGTGYDFAKKLGIGVGDNDRNLSLALGGMEKGTNTLEMAQAYTAFATGGEERQAYAIKSIADSTGETAYKANTTAERVMKESTAYQMTEMMQEVVQSGTGKKAKIDRPVAGKTGTTQSGYSGVSSNRDVWFVGYTPELTAAVWMGYDNPDRKHLLKNSSPLAAAFWGKVMGEVVKNYPEKSFPKPDNLDIPKPSEQVTEQVQAVTGLTAAYESSTGTVNLAWNPVTGEGKEYRVYRKETSEADFTQLVSTLSPNAADIGAMAGLTYEYYVTVYDPATGTESDPSNTATILIEGAEPSPSPSPSPSVEPSPSPDQGARGGPEQTVPGGDNGGGTDNGNGNGGGNVDGNGNGNGNGNGNGNGNGNGNGNGNGNQGGGELPVTTTPSPSPAASPADGAAAGGAAVPETDTQNVTGGADAGVVTQ
- the hfq gene encoding RNA chaperone Hfq — protein: MNKSINIQDTFLNQLRKENIPATVYLTNGFQIRGIIKAFDNFTIVIDSDGRQQMVYKHAISTFTPQRSVSLMQDSGTGEE